Proteins from one Gossypium raimondii isolate GPD5lz chromosome 8, ASM2569854v1, whole genome shotgun sequence genomic window:
- the LOC105793456 gene encoding uncharacterized protein LOC105793456: MNTMMDQIALRRKRGRISRINIPSPQKHADPRRSGSGRFGSAPKRRRFAPGEPTPKRCRFANSIKAQKYYFFSFQQFCFKKGVKNFVFSLASLGIAQIPAWGSPSAVAGGGRGTQKSGFRTPISTLLKIYPFSPEKSEKEGFFVLPFSPIPTPKVVSGDGLSRPVLMKLGTVGGDGTRQTAEGWVRR; this comes from the exons ggacCAGATTGCATTAAGGCGCAAAAGAGGAAGGATCTCGCGCATAAATATCCCCTCACCGcagaaacacgcggatcctaggcggTCTGGGTCGGGTCGGTTTGGGTCAGCtcctaaacggcgtcgttttgcaCCTGGAGAGCCCACCCCAAAACGCTGCCGTTTTGCCAACAGTATAAAAgcccaaaaatattattttttttcatttcagcagttttgtttcaaaaaagGAGTTAAAAACTTTGTTTTCTCTCTAGCTTCACTGGGCATTGCCCAGATTCCGGCGTGGGGATCGCCGTCGGCCGTCGCGGGCGGTGGCCGGGGTACCCAAAAGTCGGGTTTTAGAACCCCGATCTCGACCCTTCTAAAAATATACCCTTTTAGTCCCGAAAAGTCGGAAAAGGAGGGGTTTTTCGTACTCCCTTTTAGTCCGATTCCAACGCCGAAGGTGGTCTCCGGCGACGGGCTTTCGAGACCG GTGTTGATGAAGCTAGGCACGGTGGGTGGCGATGGGACAAGGCAAACGGCAGAGGGATGGGTGCGGCGCTAG